In one window of Tenacibaculum mesophilum DNA:
- a CDS encoding protein-L-isoaspartate(D-aspartate) O-methyltransferase produces MRDTTKHQGLRNQLANVLEAKGINDERVLKAIRKIPRHLFMDSSFEAHAYQDKAFPIAAEQTISQPYTVAFQSQVLEVKPEEKVLEIGTGSGYQTAVLLELNAVVYSIERQHELFKKTSMFLPRLGYKPKRFIFGDGYKGLPEEAPFDKIIVTAGAPYVPKALLGQIKVGGRLLIPVGDQEQVMTLFIRKSPKEFEKHELGDFRFVPMLKKKN; encoded by the coding sequence GTGAGAGATACAACCAAACACCAAGGACTTAGAAATCAATTAGCAAACGTTTTAGAAGCAAAAGGAATTAATGACGAGAGAGTATTAAAAGCTATCAGAAAAATTCCAAGACATTTGTTTATGGATAGTAGTTTTGAAGCGCATGCGTATCAAGACAAAGCTTTTCCTATTGCTGCTGAACAAACAATTTCTCAGCCTTATACAGTAGCGTTTCAATCACAAGTATTAGAAGTAAAGCCAGAAGAAAAAGTATTAGAAATAGGAACTGGATCTGGATACCAAACGGCAGTATTATTAGAATTGAATGCTGTGGTGTATTCAATAGAAAGACAACATGAGTTATTTAAAAAAACTTCAATGTTTTTGCCAAGACTTGGATATAAGCCAAAAAGGTTTATTTTTGGTGATGGTTACAAAGGATTACCAGAAGAAGCTCCTTTTGACAAAATTATTGTTACAGCTGGAGCTCCGTATGTACCTAAAGCATTACTGGGGCAAATTAAAGTAGGAGGTAGGTTGTTGATTCCTGTGGGGGATCAAGAGCAAGTAATGACACTTTTTATAAGGAAATCACCAAAAGAATTTGAAAAGCATGAGTTAGGTGATTTTAGGTTTGTGCCAATGTTAAAAAAGAAAAATTAA
- a CDS encoding translation initiation factor, giving the protein MDLQDQLKNLFPDHQFEEKPEEKKPDVWLQDEPILCKYEKRKGKPVTIIDGYNGATQDFKKLAKEIKTKLSVGGSFKDDKIIIQGDYRDTIMQLLKDKGFNVKRVGG; this is encoded by the coding sequence ATGGATTTACAAGATCAATTAAAAAATTTATTCCCAGATCATCAGTTTGAGGAAAAACCTGAAGAAAAAAAACCTGACGTCTGGTTACAAGATGAACCCATTCTTTGTAAGTATGAAAAACGTAAAGGGAAACCAGTTACTATAATAGACGGTTATAATGGGGCTACCCAAGACTTTAAAAAATTAGCAAAAGAAATCAAAACCAAACTAAGTGTTGGTGGTAGTTTTAAAGATGATAAAATCATAATTCAAGGTGATTATAGAGATACTATAATGCAACTTTTAAAAGATAAAGGATTCAACGTAAAACGCGTTGGTGGATAA
- a CDS encoding Gfo/Idh/MocA family protein has protein sequence MLKAGVLGAGHLGKIHLRLLQQSEKYELVGFYDPFTENAQKVADEFGYKLFDSVEALIDAVEVVDIVTPTLSHFDCAKQAIEKGKHIFIEKPITNTVLEAEAIRTLASQYHVRGQVGHVERFNPAFMAVKDLIDTPMFIETHRLAEFNPRGTDVPVVLDLMIHDIDIILSVVNSKVKSVHASGVSVISETPDIANARIEFENGCVANLTASRISMKNMRKSRFFQRDAYISVNFLEKQSEVVRMKDVPEKPDEFAMILQNAEGVKKQIYYDNPEVVANNAILDELESFADAIHNNTTPIVSLRQGTEALRVAHQIIDCF, from the coding sequence ATGTTAAAAGCTGGAGTTTTAGGCGCAGGTCACTTAGGAAAAATCCATTTGCGTTTGTTACAACAATCAGAAAAATATGAATTAGTAGGGTTTTATGACCCTTTTACAGAAAACGCACAAAAAGTAGCTGATGAGTTTGGCTATAAATTATTCGATTCAGTAGAAGCGTTAATTGATGCTGTTGAAGTAGTCGATATCGTTACTCCAACACTTTCTCACTTTGATTGTGCAAAACAAGCTATTGAGAAAGGAAAACATATTTTTATTGAAAAACCTATCACCAATACTGTATTAGAAGCAGAAGCTATAAGAACTTTAGCTAGTCAATACCATGTACGTGGACAGGTTGGACATGTAGAGCGTTTTAACCCTGCTTTTATGGCTGTAAAAGACTTGATTGACACGCCAATGTTTATTGAAACACATCGTTTGGCTGAATTTAATCCTAGAGGAACAGATGTACCTGTAGTTTTAGATTTAATGATTCATGATATTGATATTATTTTATCGGTTGTAAACTCAAAAGTAAAAAGTGTGCATGCAAGTGGTGTATCAGTAATTTCAGAAACTCCTGATATTGCTAATGCGCGTATTGAATTTGAAAATGGTTGTGTTGCGAACCTAACAGCAAGTAGAATTTCGATGAAAAACATGCGTAAGAGCCGTTTTTTCCAAAGAGACGCATACATTTCAGTAAACTTTTTAGAAAAGCAATCAGAAGTTGTTAGAATGAAAGACGTACCAGAAAAACCTGATGAGTTTGCTATGATTTTGCAGAATGCTGAAGGTGTTAAAAAGCAAATTTATTACGATAATCCTGAAGTAGTAGCTAACAACGCTATTTTAGATGAATTAGAATCGTTTGCAGATGCTATTCACAATAATACTACGCCTATTGTTTCGTTACGTCAAGGTACTGAAGCTTTACGTGTAGCACATCAGATTATAGACTGTTTTTAG
- a CDS encoding substrate-binding domain-containing protein, producing the protein MLKLKIGGVPEHFNYPWYITLKNKEYTKEGINLRWKDYPGGTGAMTKALRSGEVDIALVLTEGIIKDIINGNPSKITQTFVKSPLVWGIHVAANSKFKTINDLENATVAISRFGSGSQLMAIVNAHNNGWDVNKLQFKVVGDLQGGIDALTKGEADYFMWEHFTTKPLVDNGTFRRVGNCPTPWPCFVIAVRDEILENNFEEVKKVHNIINACTKDFKDFDNIDKVLSNRYEQQIDDIQEWLSITEWNDGEAISENLITDIQNKMVEFNVIEKKENSGDLIRNMYI; encoded by the coding sequence ATGCTGAAATTAAAAATAGGTGGTGTTCCTGAACATTTTAATTACCCATGGTACATTACATTAAAAAATAAAGAATACACCAAAGAAGGAATCAACTTACGCTGGAAAGATTATCCTGGAGGTACTGGAGCTATGACGAAAGCTTTACGCTCTGGTGAAGTTGACATTGCTCTGGTGCTTACTGAAGGAATTATTAAAGATATTATTAATGGAAATCCTTCAAAAATTACACAAACTTTTGTAAAAAGTCCACTTGTTTGGGGAATTCATGTTGCTGCGAACTCAAAATTCAAAACCATTAATGACTTAGAGAATGCTACAGTAGCTATTAGCCGATTTGGTTCAGGTTCTCAACTTATGGCAATTGTAAATGCCCATAACAATGGTTGGGATGTTAATAAACTACAATTTAAAGTAGTTGGAGATTTACAAGGAGGAATAGACGCTTTAACTAAAGGAGAAGCCGATTATTTTATGTGGGAGCACTTTACCACAAAACCATTGGTTGATAACGGTACTTTTAGGCGAGTTGGTAACTGCCCTACCCCATGGCCTTGTTTTGTAATTGCTGTTCGTGATGAAATCTTAGAAAATAATTTTGAAGAAGTAAAAAAAGTACACAATATCATTAACGCTTGTACTAAAGACTTTAAAGACTTCGATAATATTGATAAAGTTCTTTCCAATAGGTATGAACAACAAATAGATGATATTCAGGAATGGTTATCTATTACTGAATGGAATGACGGCGAAGCTATTTCCGAAAATTTAATTACGGACATACAAAATAAAATGGTGGAGTTCAACGTTATTGAAAAGAAGGAAAATTCTGGTGACTTAATCAGAAATATGTATATTTGA
- a CDS encoding DUF1835 domain-containing protein codes for MKHSLLHITNGDVTTQRLQELNIEGDIITWREMLCEGKTSVDVGSEDFWKTRFDFLKTTYKITKKKFIDYTLKEYRNLCNQKQQDEIVLWFEYDLFCQVNMLAVISWLKRYRKNHKISLVTSGKIDNSKKLYGLGELSDDQLKEHFKNKIELSLDDIEYADYIWQLYCSDSPLPLENAHKFNPKSPFVYLENAIKAHLLRFPSIENGLNYIENNILKVANEHTFANQDELLRSLLTHQENYGFGDIQYVNKLESLKKLFTSFDPVKLSKTGKKVLQNQTNYYAKIRSDFSYLGGAKKYSYLYVNSTDKLLKITS; via the coding sequence ATGAAACATTCTTTATTACACATAACCAATGGAGACGTTACAACTCAAAGACTTCAAGAACTAAATATTGAAGGTGATATTATTACGTGGCGTGAAATGTTATGTGAAGGAAAAACATCAGTAGACGTAGGTAGTGAAGACTTCTGGAAAACACGTTTTGACTTTTTAAAAACTACTTATAAAATTACTAAGAAGAAGTTTATAGATTATACCCTTAAAGAATACCGAAACCTATGTAATCAAAAACAACAAGATGAGATTGTTTTATGGTTTGAATACGATTTATTTTGTCAAGTAAATATGTTAGCAGTAATAAGCTGGCTAAAAAGATACCGTAAAAATCACAAAATATCTTTAGTTACAAGTGGTAAAATAGATAACTCTAAAAAGTTATATGGTTTAGGAGAATTATCTGACGATCAATTAAAAGAGCACTTTAAAAATAAAATAGAGCTTTCTCTAGATGATATAGAATATGCTGACTATATATGGCAATTATATTGCTCAGATAGTCCGTTACCTCTTGAAAATGCACATAAATTTAATCCAAAATCACCTTTTGTATATCTAGAAAACGCTATAAAAGCACATTTACTTCGTTTTCCTTCAATTGAAAATGGATTAAATTATATAGAAAATAATATTTTAAAGGTTGCTAACGAGCATACATTTGCAAACCAAGATGAACTGCTTAGAAGTCTTTTAACTCATCAAGAAAACTATGGGTTTGGTGATATTCAATACGTTAACAAACTTGAAAGCCTTAAAAAGCTATTTACCTCTTTTGATCCTGTAAAACTTAGTAAAACAGGTAAGAAAGTATTGCAAAACCAAACAAACTATTATGCTAAAATTCGTTCTGATTTTTCGTATCTTGGTGGCGCAAAAAAATACAGCTATCTCTACGTAAACTCTACTGATAAGCTGTTAAAAATAACATCGTAA
- a CDS encoding MBL fold metallo-hydrolase, giving the protein MKKYYQLLLVILIMISACQTTNKTRKENTTKLEYIRQATVFLEVNSKKILIDPVLSDKGTQDPIPFSNEKRIPMNDLPIPKDKIIEQADAVLITHYHPDHFDADAEKLLPKNILIFCQPFDVEKLKSKGFTNLQSIEQVVNWSGVSIKRYEAHHHEGATGAMPFGESSSFSLTFKEDTIFITGDAVLDSLLKNALKIEKPTHIIANTGECTFSKPNPVLEPGKHMTLTKEELLRIAVENKKAILIAIHMDAINHCGLTKEELRLFLKEQEKSIQDKIVIPNEGEVLQL; this is encoded by the coding sequence ATGAAGAAGTATTATCAATTACTACTCGTAATTTTAATCATGATTAGTGCGTGTCAAACAACTAATAAAACTAGAAAAGAAAACACAACAAAACTGGAATATATACGACAGGCTACGGTGTTTTTAGAAGTAAATTCAAAAAAAATATTAATAGACCCTGTTTTGTCTGATAAAGGAACACAAGATCCGATTCCTTTTTCTAATGAAAAGCGGATTCCAATGAATGATTTACCGATACCAAAAGATAAAATTATAGAACAAGCCGATGCTGTTTTGATAACGCATTACCATCCAGATCATTTTGATGCTGATGCTGAAAAATTACTTCCTAAAAACATACTTATTTTTTGCCAACCTTTTGATGTAGAAAAATTAAAATCAAAAGGATTTACAAACTTACAAAGCATAGAGCAGGTTGTAAATTGGTCTGGAGTATCGATAAAACGCTACGAAGCACATCATCATGAAGGAGCAACAGGAGCAATGCCTTTTGGCGAATCATCTTCTTTTTCTTTAACATTTAAAGAAGATACAATATTTATTACAGGAGACGCCGTTTTAGATAGTCTTTTAAAGAATGCTTTGAAAATTGAAAAACCTACTCATATTATTGCAAATACAGGGGAGTGTACTTTTAGCAAGCCAAACCCTGTTTTAGAACCAGGTAAACATATGACGTTAACTAAAGAAGAATTACTAAGGATAGCTGTTGAGAATAAGAAAGCTATTTTAATAGCAATTCATATGGACGCAATAAACCATTGTGGACTAACGAAAGAGGAGCTTCGCTTATTTTTAAAAGAGCAAGAAAAATCTATTCAAGATAAAATAGTAATCCCTAATGAAGGTGAAGTATTACAGTTATAA
- a CDS encoding isopenicillin N synthase family dioxygenase, whose amino-acid sequence MNKIPSVNLADFLSDDAERKQKFINEIGDAYENIGFVALKGHFLDDELVDNLYAEIKKFFDLPTDVKEKYEIPGIGGQRGYVSFGKESAKGKKEGDLKEFWHFGQYVDADSKYAKEYPENVEVEELPEFNKVGKEAYQMLEKTAKYVLRSLALHLGLEETYFDNYIKNGNSILRPIHYPPITTEPKGAVRAAAHGDINLITLLMGAQGKGLQVQNHKGEWIDAIAEDDELMINVGDMLSRHSNNKLKSTIHRVTNPPKELWGTSRYSIPFFMHPVSDMKLDVLENCIDENNPKQFEDITAGEFLDERLRELGLKK is encoded by the coding sequence ATGAATAAAATTCCAAGCGTAAACTTAGCAGATTTTTTATCGGACGATGCTGAAAGAAAACAAAAATTCATCAATGAAATTGGTGACGCTTACGAGAATATAGGATTTGTAGCATTAAAAGGACACTTTTTAGACGATGAATTAGTAGATAACTTATATGCTGAAATCAAAAAGTTTTTTGATTTACCTACAGATGTAAAAGAAAAATATGAAATTCCAGGTATTGGAGGTCAAAGAGGGTATGTTTCTTTTGGTAAAGAAAGTGCTAAAGGAAAGAAAGAAGGAGATTTAAAAGAGTTTTGGCACTTTGGTCAGTATGTTGATGCAGATTCAAAATACGCAAAAGAATACCCAGAAAATGTTGAAGTTGAAGAATTACCTGAATTTAACAAAGTGGGTAAAGAAGCTTACCAAATGTTAGAAAAAACAGCTAAATACGTTTTACGTTCATTAGCCTTACATTTAGGTTTAGAAGAAACGTATTTTGATAACTACATCAAAAACGGAAATAGTATTTTACGTCCAATACACTACCCTCCTATTACAACAGAACCTAAAGGAGCTGTAAGAGCTGCTGCTCATGGTGACATTAACTTAATCACTTTATTAATGGGAGCTCAAGGAAAAGGATTACAAGTTCAAAACCATAAAGGTGAATGGATTGATGCTATAGCAGAAGATGACGAGTTAATGATTAATGTAGGTGATATGTTATCACGCCATAGTAACAACAAGTTAAAATCAACAATTCACCGTGTAACTAACCCTCCTAAAGAATTATGGGGAACATCACGTTATTCAATTCCATTTTTCATGCATCCTGTTTCTGATATGAAATTAGATGTTTTAGAAAACTGTATTGATGAAAACAATCCAAAACAGTTTGAAGATATTACTGCTGGTGAGTTTTTAGATGAACGTTTACGCGAATTAGGATTGAAAAAATAA
- a CDS encoding winged helix-turn-helix transcriptional regulator: MKKFSPDYCPLTYATKVVSGKWKLFIISRLVEKPLRYGQIKTACETISEKMLTSQLKELETDGIINRKIYAEVPPRVEYSLTPFGNDLVNALAPLHAWGIDYMKHKKIPFPEHN, encoded by the coding sequence ATGAAAAAATTTTCACCTGATTATTGCCCTTTAACTTATGCGACAAAAGTTGTAAGTGGAAAATGGAAGTTATTTATCATTTCTAGGCTTGTTGAAAAACCACTTAGGTATGGACAAATCAAGACTGCATGTGAAACAATTTCTGAAAAGATGTTAACTAGCCAGTTAAAAGAGTTAGAAACTGATGGAATTATTAACAGAAAAATATATGCTGAAGTACCTCCAAGAGTTGAGTATTCTCTTACTCCATTTGGCAATGATTTAGTCAATGCTTTAGCTCCATTACATGCTTGGGGAATTGATTACATGAAGCATAAGAAAATTCCTTTTCCTGAACATAATTAA
- a CDS encoding peptidylprolyl isomerase, whose amino-acid sequence MMQLKTRTLKNISIVFTLFLAGLTTVNAQGTKVDGVAVVVGKNIVLDSDIDKFKQEVELRSEGKVKISDCEMLEELMQQKLLAHHAIIDSVTVSQSEIDSRVDRSIAFFTQEYGSEEKVVEAYGFNDVEDLKKELGRVQRENLLIEKEQQKITENIDVTPEEIRIYFKGLQDKGELPEIPAEVQLQQLVVKAEPTKEEKERVINKLKEIKKEIENGASFKLKAIINSEDPGVAQNGGKYVITKDSPFIKEFKETAFSLDVNQISEPIKSAFGYHILQLHKIKGNQREVSHILMQPEVSDEKLNETKEQIEKIVADIKEEKITFEEAVKKYSEDEETKNSAGIIMNPYTQEPTFELTRMPPELFARISELKKGDLSDIFYDETREGEKMYKVILLKDKTDTHKADLVDDYVRMQEFALAKKKEEEITKWTKDKIQETYLKLSNDYKKCTFKKDWKKENK is encoded by the coding sequence ATGATGCAATTGAAAACAAGAACTTTAAAGAATATTAGTATAGTATTTACGTTGTTTTTAGCAGGCTTAACAACAGTTAATGCACAAGGAACAAAAGTAGATGGTGTTGCTGTGGTGGTGGGTAAAAACATTGTTTTAGATTCTGATATAGATAAGTTTAAGCAAGAAGTAGAGTTAAGAAGTGAAGGAAAAGTAAAGATATCTGACTGTGAAATGTTAGAAGAATTAATGCAACAAAAACTATTAGCTCATCATGCAATTATTGATAGTGTAACAGTATCTCAATCTGAAATTGATAGTAGAGTAGATAGAAGTATTGCTTTTTTTACACAAGAATATGGAAGTGAAGAAAAAGTGGTTGAAGCTTATGGTTTTAATGATGTTGAAGATTTAAAGAAAGAACTAGGTAGAGTTCAAAGAGAGAATTTACTAATAGAAAAAGAACAGCAAAAGATCACTGAAAATATTGACGTAACTCCAGAAGAAATTCGCATCTATTTTAAAGGATTACAAGATAAGGGAGAGCTTCCTGAAATACCAGCTGAAGTTCAATTGCAACAATTAGTAGTTAAAGCAGAACCAACAAAAGAAGAGAAAGAGCGAGTAATAAACAAATTAAAAGAAATAAAAAAAGAAATAGAAAACGGTGCAAGTTTTAAGTTGAAAGCAATTATTAACTCAGAAGATCCAGGAGTAGCTCAAAATGGTGGGAAATATGTAATTACAAAAGATAGTCCATTTATTAAAGAGTTTAAAGAAACAGCATTTTCATTGGATGTAAATCAAATCTCAGAGCCTATTAAATCAGCTTTCGGATACCATATACTTCAACTGCATAAAATTAAAGGTAATCAACGAGAAGTATCTCATATTTTAATGCAACCTGAAGTTTCAGATGAAAAATTAAATGAAACTAAAGAACAAATAGAAAAGATAGTAGCTGATATAAAAGAAGAGAAAATAACTTTTGAAGAAGCTGTAAAGAAATATTCTGAGGACGAAGAAACAAAAAATAGTGCAGGTATTATAATGAATCCTTATACTCAAGAACCAACTTTTGAGTTAACGAGAATGCCGCCTGAGTTATTCGCAAGAATTAGTGAGTTAAAAAAAGGTGATTTGTCTGATATTTTTTATGATGAAACACGAGAAGGAGAAAAAATGTATAAAGTAATCTTATTAAAAGATAAAACAGATACACATAAAGCTGATTTAGTAGATGACTATGTAAGAATGCAAGAATTTGCTCTTGCTAAGAAAAAAGAAGAAGAAATTACAAAATGGACCAAGGATAAAATCCAAGAAACTTACCTAAAATTAAGTAACGATTATAAGAAGTGTACTTTCAAGAAAGATTGGAAGAAAGAAAACAAATAA
- a CDS encoding 3-hydroxybutyryl-CoA dehydrogenase, whose protein sequence is MKNIAVIGAGTMGNGIAHTFAQFGYNVQLIDISQAALDRGLATITKNLDRMVAKEKITEDDKNNTLNNITTYTSIKEGVQNTSLVVEAATENIDLKLKIFKDLDEACAEDTILATNTSSISITQIAAATNRPEKVIGMHFMNPVPIMKLVEIIRGYNTSDEVMDFTVDLTKKINKVPVEVNDYPGFVANRILMPMINESIETLYNGVAGVAEIDTVMKLGMAHPMGPLQLADFIGLDVCLSILNVMYDGFKNPKYAPCPLLVNMVAAGKLGVKSGEGFYDYSESRKAEKVAKMFS, encoded by the coding sequence ATGAAAAATATCGCCGTAATTGGAGCAGGAACAATGGGAAATGGAATTGCGCATACGTTTGCTCAATTTGGATACAATGTTCAACTTATCGACATTTCGCAAGCTGCCTTAGATAGAGGTTTAGCAACCATTACTAAAAACTTAGATAGAATGGTAGCGAAAGAAAAAATTACTGAAGACGATAAAAATAATACCTTAAACAATATTACGACCTACACTTCTATTAAAGAAGGTGTACAGAATACTAGTTTAGTTGTTGAGGCTGCTACTGAAAATATTGACTTAAAACTTAAGATTTTTAAAGATTTAGATGAAGCTTGTGCTGAGGATACTATTTTAGCTACCAACACTTCATCAATCTCAATTACTCAAATTGCAGCAGCTACCAATAGACCTGAAAAAGTAATTGGAATGCACTTTATGAATCCTGTGCCAATTATGAAATTGGTTGAAATTATTAGAGGATACAACACTTCTGATGAAGTAATGGACTTTACAGTTGATTTAACTAAGAAAATAAATAAAGTTCCTGTTGAAGTAAATGATTACCCAGGTTTTGTTGCCAATCGTATTTTAATGCCAATGATTAACGAAAGTATTGAAACGTTATACAACGGTGTTGCTGGTGTTGCTGAAATTGATACCGTAATGAAATTAGGAATGGCACATCCAATGGGACCATTACAATTAGCCGATTTTATTGGGTTAGATGTTTGTTTATCTATCTTAAACGTAATGTATGATGGATTTAAAAACCCTAAATATGCTCCATGTCCGTTATTAGTAAACATGGTTGCAGCAGGTAAATTAGGTGTTAAATCTGGTGAAGGTTTTTACGATTATTCTGAAAGTAGAAAAGCTGAGAAAGTTGCTAAGATGTTTTCTTAA
- a CDS encoding AAA family ATPase — MSDVTAVNTLVEKYSQLQQEIGKVIIGQQEAVNYTLLSIFCGGHSLLIGVPGLAKTLLVNTISSALGLNFNRIQFTPDLMPSDILGSEILDETRHFKFIKGPIFSNIILADEINRTPPKTQAALLEAMQEKSVTVAGHHYKLELPFFVLATQNPIEQEGTYPLPEAQLDRFMFSINLEYPSFEEEVQVVKNTTSIAEQTVNAIFSSEEIIEVQKLIRKIPVADNVVEYAVGLVGKTRPNSDKATELIKKYIDWGAGPRASQNLILAAKAHAAVHGKYSPDIEDVQAVAIPILSHRIVKNYKAEAEGVTIKYIINSLF; from the coding sequence ATGTCTGACGTAACAGCAGTAAACACACTTGTAGAAAAATATAGTCAACTACAACAAGAAATAGGTAAGGTTATAATAGGTCAGCAAGAAGCTGTAAACTATACATTACTTTCAATTTTTTGTGGAGGGCATTCGTTGTTAATTGGAGTACCAGGATTGGCAAAAACCTTATTAGTAAATACAATTTCTAGCGCATTAGGGTTGAATTTTAATAGAATTCAGTTTACTCCAGATTTAATGCCTTCTGATATTTTAGGAAGTGAAATATTAGATGAAACACGTCATTTTAAATTTATAAAAGGACCAATTTTTTCAAATATCATTTTAGCAGATGAAATAAATCGTACACCACCTAAAACACAAGCAGCTTTACTAGAGGCTATGCAAGAAAAATCGGTAACTGTAGCAGGACATCATTATAAGTTAGAGCTACCATTTTTTGTATTAGCTACACAAAACCCTATTGAGCAAGAAGGAACGTATCCTTTACCAGAAGCGCAACTAGACCGTTTTATGTTTTCAATTAACTTAGAGTATCCAAGCTTTGAAGAAGAGGTACAAGTGGTAAAAAATACGACATCAATAGCTGAACAAACAGTCAACGCTATTTTTTCTTCAGAAGAAATTATTGAAGTCCAAAAGTTAATACGTAAAATTCCTGTAGCAGATAATGTAGTTGAGTATGCTGTTGGTTTGGTGGGTAAAACACGTCCTAATTCAGATAAAGCTACTGAATTAATTAAAAAGTACATTGATTGGGGAGCAGGACCAAGAGCTTCACAAAACTTAATTTTGGCAGCCAAAGCACACGCAGCGGTACATGGAAAATATTCTCCAGACATTGAAGATGTTCAAGCGGTAGCAATTCCTATCTTATCACATAGAATTGTGAAGAATTATAAAGCAGAGGCAGAAGGAGTGACTATAAAATATATTATAAACTCTCTATTTTAA
- a CDS encoding nucleoside phosphorylase → MSIQHSELILNPDDSIYHLNLRPEHIATDIIFVGDQYRVDKVTKHFDTIEFSTQKREFKTTTGTYKGKKISVISTGIGPDNIDIVLNELDALVNIDLNSRKPKEKHTQLNITRIGTSGSLHADIPVDSFLLSSHGLDLNGMLQSYQVDEISHPDIEEAFIKHTNWSAKKSYPLIISNGKPLEDKLISNKVYKGITATAGGFYGPQGRVLRLPLQDPDLNKKIDSFNYNNNRITNLEMETSAIYGLAKLLGHNAASMNAIIANRANGTFSKDPYKVVNDLIAYTLDKLVE, encoded by the coding sequence ATGAGTATACAACATTCTGAGCTCATCTTAAATCCAGATGATAGTATTTACCATTTGAATTTAAGACCTGAACATATTGCTACCGATATCATTTTTGTTGGAGACCAATATCGTGTCGACAAAGTCACCAAACACTTTGATACTATAGAATTTAGCACACAAAAAAGAGAATTTAAAACCACTACTGGTACCTATAAAGGAAAAAAAATTTCTGTAATTTCTACAGGAATAGGCCCTGATAATATTGATATTGTTTTAAACGAGTTAGACGCCTTAGTTAATATCGACTTAAACTCACGTAAACCTAAAGAAAAACATACACAATTAAACATTACAAGAATTGGAACTTCTGGTTCTTTACATGCTGATATTCCTGTAGATAGTTTTTTATTAAGCTCTCATGGATTGGATTTAAACGGAATGTTACAATCGTATCAAGTGGATGAAATTTCACATCCAGATATAGAAGAAGCTTTCATAAAACATACCAATTGGAGTGCAAAAAAATCATATCCGTTAATCATTTCTAACGGAAAACCTTTAGAAGATAAATTAATATCTAACAAAGTATATAAAGGAATTACAGCTACTGCTGGTGGTTTTTATGGTCCTCAAGGACGTGTTTTACGCTTACCTTTGCAAGACCCCGATTTAAATAAGAAGATTGATAGTTTTAACTATAATAACAATCGAATTACCAACCTTGAAATGGAAACATCAGCCATTTATGGGTTGGCTAAACTACTAGGTCATAATGCAGCATCAATGAATGCTATTATTGCTAACAGAGCCAACGGAACATTTAGTAAAGATCCGTATAAAGTAGTAAATGATTTGATTGCATATACCCTAGATAAATTAGTTGAATAA
- a CDS encoding YybH family protein, whose product MKKFLSIVFLVILFASCKQEAAKTVSEETEKQEILSVMKAQEEAWSNHDLEGFMQGYWKSDSLKFYGRNGVTFGWQKTLDNYKKGYPTKEHSGTLTFKINDISKITEGAYSVMGEYHLKRTVGDANGVFMIIFKKIQGKWKIIADTSC is encoded by the coding sequence ATGAAAAAGTTTTTAAGTATTGTTTTTTTAGTGATATTATTTGCTTCATGTAAGCAAGAAGCAGCCAAAACCGTTTCAGAAGAAACAGAAAAACAAGAGATTTTATCGGTGATGAAGGCACAAGAAGAAGCTTGGTCGAATCACGATTTAGAAGGTTTTATGCAAGGGTATTGGAAGAGTGATTCATTAAAGTTTTACGGACGAAATGGAGTTACTTTTGGATGGCAAAAAACCTTAGATAATTATAAAAAAGGGTATCCAACAAAAGAACACTCAGGAACATTAACTTTTAAGATTAATGATATTTCTAAAATTACTGAAGGAGCATATTCTGTAATGGGGGAATATCACTTAAAAAGAACAGTAGGAGACGCTAACGGCGTTTTTATGATCATCTTCAAGAAGATACAAGGTAAATGGAAAATCATTGCAGACACTTCGTGTTAA